A genome region from Alistipes dispar includes the following:
- a CDS encoding DUF4906 domain-containing protein, with protein MKKLLFLGLLPLLSASCTKDSGSYPPDGPQSPEAVASQVEISFTAADNGFPTRNSEDENTIADVNLYLHNVQTGSLEHHYLTAGNASRTMTIAHGRYEAYAIANTREDMGPMTLLRLQEAMYVLDVSGDTDERFAMSGRQSFTVSGATDVAILLRRCVAKLTLNVTTAGAFTDFELRSCQVTGVPSCVPFFAGSKPTTDSEVTSFPKSALSGRSYSVVLYLPENAQGEVPGITDPRQRSRENAPQYATCIHLEGEASGRKVDYYIYPGSNVTTSFDILRNCHYNLDVMISGANATDMRLSTLGATFTELPRTCCVGDDIFTEMRVESTDPDGRYTLTVEQEKGEGTITFDGAAMTTGIPVALPGGAGIKTARIGYCPTVAGEAVLTFVLRDAYDYEIRRTLTTEAVEKPSLDVTLTPPSAIVVGNPATFTLEISGSDDAAISTFTCSDPQAVFVFPAGTGLGGNEVMLGNGTHGFLLDTRVTGDLTVTVRVSDGSGHSVQRQCTVTSRYPKFSAMIRTMSSAALYSDSPMTLIIRSTEYAGDYTVSYTTTSTNCRVSYGGSMLRPDSPVTLEAGQHIFTANSSYAERTEFVFTITDIYGQSQQAQASITWR; from the coding sequence ATGAAAAAGCTCTTGTTTTTAGGATTATTGCCGCTTCTGTCCGCATCCTGCACGAAGGATAGCGGCAGCTACCCGCCCGATGGACCGCAGTCCCCCGAAGCTGTCGCTTCGCAGGTGGAAATATCTTTTACGGCTGCGGACAACGGATTTCCGACACGAAATTCGGAGGATGAAAATACCATTGCAGACGTGAACCTTTACCTGCATAACGTGCAGACGGGTTCGCTGGAACATCACTATCTGACCGCAGGGAACGCTTCGCGGACGATGACGATAGCTCACGGCCGTTACGAAGCGTATGCCATCGCCAATACGAGGGAAGATATGGGGCCGATGACACTCCTGCGATTGCAGGAAGCGATGTACGTTCTCGATGTATCGGGAGATACCGATGAGAGGTTTGCGATGAGCGGCCGGCAGTCTTTCACTGTATCGGGGGCTACCGATGTCGCGATACTCCTGCGGCGGTGTGTGGCAAAACTGACTCTGAACGTCACGACGGCCGGCGCCTTTACGGATTTCGAACTCCGATCCTGTCAGGTAACGGGCGTACCGTCCTGCGTGCCGTTCTTCGCTGGAAGCAAACCCACAACGGACAGCGAAGTGACATCCTTTCCGAAGAGCGCCCTTTCCGGACGCAGCTACTCCGTTGTTCTTTACCTTCCCGAAAACGCTCAGGGCGAAGTGCCGGGCATCACCGACCCGCGGCAGCGCAGCCGCGAAAATGCCCCGCAATACGCCACCTGTATCCATCTTGAAGGCGAGGCATCAGGCCGTAAGGTCGATTATTACATCTATCCCGGCAGCAACGTCACGACCTCTTTCGACATCCTGCGTAACTGTCATTATAACCTCGATGTGATGATTTCGGGGGCCAATGCGACGGATATGCGTCTTTCGACGCTCGGAGCGACCTTCACGGAACTACCTCGGACGTGCTGCGTGGGCGACGATATTTTTACCGAGATGAGGGTCGAGAGCACCGATCCCGACGGTCGCTACACGCTGACCGTCGAACAGGAGAAGGGCGAAGGTACGATAACATTCGACGGTGCAGCCATGACGACCGGAATTCCCGTCGCATTACCCGGCGGAGCCGGAATTAAAACAGCACGGATCGGATACTGCCCGACAGTTGCAGGCGAAGCCGTGCTGACATTCGTCCTGCGGGATGCCTATGACTATGAAATTCGCCGTACGCTGACGACCGAGGCGGTCGAAAAACCCTCTCTCGATGTTACGCTGACACCGCCTTCGGCAATCGTCGTCGGCAATCCCGCCACTTTTACGTTGGAAATCAGTGGAAGCGATGACGCCGCAATCTCTACCTTCACTTGTTCCGATCCGCAGGCCGTTTTCGTATTTCCCGCAGGGACAGGGCTCGGCGGCAACGAAGTCATGTTAGGCAATGGAACCCACGGTTTCTTGCTCGACACCCGTGTCACCGGCGACCTGACGGTTACGGTGCGGGTAAGCGACGGCAGCGGCCATAGCGTACAGCGGCAATGCACGGTAACGTCCCGTTATCCGAAATTCTCCGCAATGATACGAACCATGTCCTCGGCGGCTCTCTATTCGGACAGTCCGATGACGCTGATCATCCGTTCGACCGAATACGCGGGCGACTATACCGTAAGTTATACGACGACCTCGACGAATTGCAGGGTTTCGTATGGCGGTTCCATGTTACGCCCCGACAGCCCTGTAACCCTCGAAGCCGGACAACATATTTTTACCGCCAACTCTTCCTATGCCGAGCGAACGGAATTCGTCTTTACGATTACGGACATCTACGGGCAAAGTCAACAAGCACAAGCGTCGATTACATGGAGGTAG
- a CDS encoding DUF3575 domain-containing protein, which yields MKRLFVLLLFVLAANAASAQYTAVRVNALGLATGTVNAGVDVAVSEKWSVEASAYWNPISTESLRTKVLGAVVGVRRWRFEPHVGFFWGVHSALAQYRVGNRNKRYNGWAVGVGASAGYSWMLHRRWNFSLEGGIGLYYMNDTRWNPAPPPGEDVFLRHYRRIALAPAKLEASFSYMF from the coding sequence ATGAAAAGATTATTTGTACTGCTGCTGTTCGTCCTCGCGGCGAACGCAGCTTCGGCTCAATATACGGCCGTGCGCGTCAATGCGCTGGGACTGGCAACGGGAACCGTCAATGCCGGTGTGGATGTGGCCGTATCGGAAAAATGGTCTGTCGAAGCGTCGGCATACTGGAACCCGATCTCGACCGAAAGTCTGCGAACCAAAGTGCTGGGAGCCGTCGTGGGTGTGCGCCGCTGGCGCTTCGAGCCGCACGTCGGCTTCTTTTGGGGCGTGCACTCCGCCCTCGCACAGTATCGCGTCGGGAACCGGAACAAACGCTACAACGGCTGGGCTGTCGGCGTAGGTGCCAGCGCGGGCTACTCGTGGATGCTGCATAGGCGGTGGAATTTCTCGCTCGAAGGCGGCATCGGCCTGTATTACATGAACGATACGCGCTGGAACCCCGCGCCGCCGCCCGGCGAAGATGTCTTTCTGCGGCATTACCGCCGTATCGCACTGGCTCCGGCGAAGCTGGAAGCCTCTTTCTCTTATATGTTTTAG
- a CDS encoding DUF4906 domain-containing protein: protein MPLLALAIGCSKEDIVPAAESATRFTLRVCPEETQAVTRAADERAVKDMNVFLFDPQGIRPSQHFYVQGGVLERSIPAGRYDVYAVANLHEDMGPMSREALSDYEFRVPRSYTSLPMSGYAECTVGKGTPEATVTVRRNVAKIVCNISFYGVDYDLKLQSVQVVDMASVTTLFAEDQQARELTSSELSAIASYENRKASRTFFLAENCRGEVPGITSQEQKCAGNAPEGATFLRIKAQREGKLLTYDVYLGENNTTNFDVRRNTVYTLNIVIKGENAVDTRVDAFEVEISDNFPYEGYRFEGYCLYDPGRQLTITVDDPQKAGDLSATVRFVAGKNGAFFFNGQPLTSSVTFPLDAPSGVYTLPVDYFPGDCYTADNHCLVYEVAVSNTDGYSYTKTFTHDFYNLLTIYTYWKRGTTHRGRGSVDKENMTVVKWSSSYTSEDNRMMILSLDDGPLVPLKPVDGSKVGGWYADRGLTQFVSAENPYRHPMKRFRDTLYVDFVQEAVYIYTHVDLVEISCDGAYRIDQEKQAFVVPIGSRCTFKGIGGKTVAVWWSNFIGHYPRKELSRKPEYSFTAWENRNVVPEFQTD from the coding sequence ATGCCGCTGCTCGCTTTGGCGATCGGTTGTTCCAAAGAAGACATTGTTCCGGCTGCGGAGTCTGCGACCCGCTTTACGCTGCGGGTGTGTCCGGAAGAAACGCAGGCGGTTACCCGGGCCGCGGACGAACGGGCCGTCAAGGACATGAACGTTTTCCTCTTCGATCCGCAGGGCATACGCCCGTCGCAGCACTTTTACGTGCAGGGCGGCGTATTGGAGCGTTCCATTCCCGCCGGCCGGTACGATGTGTATGCCGTAGCCAATCTGCACGAAGACATGGGCCCGATGAGCCGGGAGGCGTTGTCGGACTATGAGTTCCGCGTACCCCGAAGTTACACGTCGCTGCCCATGTCCGGATATGCGGAATGTACGGTCGGGAAAGGGACGCCGGAGGCTACGGTCACCGTCCGGCGCAACGTGGCCAAAATCGTCTGCAACATCTCCTTCTACGGGGTGGACTACGACCTGAAGCTCCAATCCGTGCAGGTGGTGGATATGGCAAGTGTCACCACGCTGTTTGCGGAGGATCAGCAGGCCCGTGAGCTCACCTCTTCCGAGCTTTCGGCGATCGCATCGTATGAGAACCGCAAGGCATCGCGCACGTTCTTCTTGGCGGAGAACTGTCGGGGCGAAGTGCCGGGAATAACCTCTCAGGAGCAGAAATGTGCCGGCAACGCACCCGAAGGAGCGACTTTCCTGCGGATCAAAGCGCAGCGTGAAGGCAAACTGCTGACGTACGACGTATATCTGGGAGAGAACAATACGACCAACTTCGACGTGCGCCGCAATACGGTATATACGCTCAATATCGTCATCAAGGGCGAAAACGCGGTCGATACCCGTGTAGATGCGTTCGAAGTCGAGATTTCGGACAACTTCCCTTACGAGGGCTATCGGTTCGAGGGATATTGCCTGTACGACCCCGGCCGGCAGCTTACGATCACCGTGGACGATCCGCAAAAGGCCGGCGACCTTTCGGCGACGGTTCGCTTCGTCGCAGGAAAGAACGGGGCCTTCTTCTTCAACGGGCAGCCGCTCACCTCGTCCGTCACCTTCCCGCTCGACGCCCCTTCGGGCGTTTACACTCTCCCCGTGGACTACTTCCCCGGCGATTGCTATACCGCCGACAATCATTGCCTCGTCTATGAGGTGGCTGTAAGCAACACGGACGGGTACAGCTATACGAAAACGTTTACGCACGACTTTTATAATCTCCTGACGATATATACCTACTGGAAGCGTGGGACTACCCACCGCGGTCGGGGAAGCGTCGACAAAGAGAATATGACGGTCGTAAAATGGAGTTCCTCCTATACGTCCGAAGACAATCGCATGATGATATTGTCGTTGGACGACGGGCCGCTCGTGCCTCTCAAACCGGTGGACGGATCGAAAGTCGGAGGTTGGTATGCGGATCGCGGCCTCACGCAGTTCGTCTCAGCGGAAAACCCGTACCGCCATCCCATGAAAAGGTTTCGGGATACGCTCTACGTGGACTTCGTGCAGGAAGCCGTCTATATCTATACCCATGTCGATCTGGTCGAGATAAGTTGCGACGGCGCGTACCGGATCGATCAGGAAAAACAGGCGTTCGTTGTTCCGATAGGAAGCCGTTGCACGTTCAAGGGGATCGGAGGGAAAACGGTCGCCGTCTGGTGGAGCAACTTCATCGGCCACTATCCCCGCAAGGAGCTGTCGCGGAAGCCGGAGTATTCCTTTACCGCATGGGAAAACCGCAATGTCGTTCCCGAATTTCAGACCGATTAA
- a CDS encoding fimbrial protein: protein MKKMILAATAALAMLASCNKHTDEIADSATGSVVKITLTDKTPETRAFFDQTAAAESWEKKIGTLTLFVFDGNGDAVLQRKFTAAEISGQTATIPVPDAAPGQTYRFYAIANGSALSGIGTLDDLRSQAESEIADYNGTFDEVTTKAKRSAGFTMTGSATQAIAAAGQTTTVQIALERLVSKVAVQATTDSKFAATYPGRVRIASATVSRAASSVSYFDVGTSHSGGTQNREHSGGTMPLFAAQTFSHTQAAKEQSGKYANLFYIYGNEDNMAAESVLLTLEGIYDHDGDFGTTDDQMPVSYESELAGDSGKAINRNTYRRVTVNISGLTGADVAVTITPADWEGPFNQDVNIGM, encoded by the coding sequence ATGAAAAAGATGATTTTGGCAGCCACGGCTGCCCTGGCCATGCTGGCCTCCTGCAACAAGCACACCGACGAGATCGCAGACTCGGCGACGGGCAGCGTAGTGAAAATCACCCTGACGGACAAGACGCCCGAAACCCGCGCCTTCTTCGACCAGACGGCCGCGGCCGAGAGCTGGGAGAAGAAGATAGGCACGCTCACGCTGTTCGTATTCGACGGCAACGGGGACGCCGTACTGCAACGCAAGTTCACCGCTGCGGAGATTTCGGGACAGACGGCGACCATTCCCGTACCGGACGCCGCACCGGGGCAAACGTACCGTTTCTATGCCATCGCCAACGGCAGTGCCCTTTCCGGGATCGGCACACTGGACGACCTGCGAAGCCAGGCCGAGAGCGAGATCGCGGACTATAACGGTACGTTCGACGAGGTGACGACGAAGGCCAAACGCTCCGCAGGGTTCACTATGACCGGTTCGGCGACGCAGGCCATCGCTGCGGCCGGGCAGACGACCACCGTGCAGATCGCGCTCGAAAGGCTCGTGTCGAAAGTAGCCGTACAGGCCACGACCGACAGCAAGTTCGCCGCGACTTATCCGGGTCGCGTGCGGATCGCTTCGGCGACCGTTTCCCGTGCGGCATCCTCGGTCTCCTATTTCGACGTCGGCACGTCGCATTCCGGAGGAACCCAGAACCGCGAACATTCCGGGGGAACCATGCCTCTGTTCGCAGCACAGACTTTCAGCCATACGCAGGCAGCGAAAGAGCAGAGCGGGAAATATGCCAATTTGTTCTATATCTACGGCAATGAGGACAACATGGCTGCCGAGAGCGTACTGCTGACCCTCGAAGGCATTTACGATCATGACGGGGATTTCGGAACGACGGACGACCAGATGCCCGTAAGTTACGAGAGCGAACTTGCCGGGGATTCGGGTAAGGCTATCAACCGCAATACCTACCGCCGCGTAACGGTGAACATCAGCGGCCTGACGGGTGCCGACGTGGCCGTGACGATCACCCCCGCAGACTGGGAAGGGCCGTTCAATCAGGATGTTAATATCGGTATGTAG
- a CDS encoding conjugal transfer protein TraO has translation MKRLALLLSLALGLALAPEAHAQRTLPGMRGLEVRAGMADGWYSASGRSTTGYYFGAAMNRYAGRANKWVFGAEYLCRNYPYKAGSIPVAQFTGEGGYYYKFLADGSKTFFLYIGGSALLGYETVNWGDKMLYDGSTIRSREGFLYGGAVTLEAEAYITDRIVLCISGRERVLWGTTTGHFHTQFGIGLKFIID, from the coding sequence ATGAAACGGTTGGCATTGCTGCTATCGCTGGCCCTCGGTCTGGCTTTGGCTCCGGAGGCCCATGCCCAGCGTACCCTGCCCGGAATGCGGGGGCTGGAGGTACGCGCGGGCATGGCGGACGGCTGGTACTCCGCCTCCGGGCGCAGCACCACGGGGTACTACTTCGGAGCGGCCATGAACCGTTATGCGGGCCGTGCGAACAAGTGGGTCTTCGGGGCGGAGTACCTCTGCCGCAATTACCCCTACAAAGCAGGGAGTATCCCCGTGGCGCAGTTCACGGGCGAAGGGGGCTACTACTATAAGTTTCTCGCGGACGGCTCCAAGACCTTCTTCCTCTACATCGGCGGCTCGGCCCTGTTGGGGTACGAGACGGTGAACTGGGGAGATAAAATGCTGTACGACGGCTCCACGATCCGAAGCCGCGAGGGATTCCTCTACGGAGGCGCGGTGACGCTGGAGGCCGAAGCCTATATCACCGACCGCATCGTGCTCTGCATATCGGGCCGCGAGCGTGTGCTTTGGGGCACGACGACAGGGCATTTCCACACGCAGTTCGGAATAGGACTGAAATTCATCATCGACTGA
- the traN gene encoding conjugative transposon protein TraN, translating into MNRKKIESTVRSQNLCSPAAKENKPGAVKKILLSFALLGCVTGASAQEIAETAAPDIPAAATPSTGDYFGGLTRPLTFDRMIPPYALEVTFNKTTHVIFPSAIRYVDLGSADLLAAKADGTENVLRVKAALRDFSRESNLSVITEDGAYYTFNVKYADEPVKLSVEMTDFLHDGEAVNRPNNALEIYMEELGSESPLLVKLIMKSIYKNDRREVKHIGCKRFGIQYLLKGIYSHNGLLYFHLQLKNSSNVPFEVDHLTFKIADKKVAKRTAIQEQVIRPLRAHNNVQVIRGKSSERMVFTLPKFTIPDDKHLVVELYEKEGGRHQTFTVENADLVRAEVINELKVK; encoded by the coding sequence ATGAACCGAAAGAAAATCGAGAGCACAGTCCGCTCGCAAAACCTTTGCTCGCCGGCAGCGAAAGAAAACAAGCCGGGCGCAGTTAAAAAAATCCTTTTATCGTTCGCACTTTTAGGATGCGTAACGGGCGCTTCGGCGCAGGAGATAGCCGAAACCGCAGCGCCGGACATACCGGCTGCCGCGACACCTTCGACGGGCGACTACTTCGGCGGGCTGACCCGTCCGCTGACCTTCGACCGCATGATCCCGCCTTACGCGCTGGAGGTGACCTTCAACAAGACCACGCACGTTATTTTCCCCTCGGCCATCCGCTACGTCGATCTGGGCTCGGCAGACCTTTTGGCCGCCAAAGCCGACGGCACGGAGAATGTTTTGCGCGTCAAGGCAGCCCTGCGCGACTTCTCGCGCGAGAGCAACCTCTCGGTGATAACGGAAGACGGCGCCTATTACACCTTCAATGTCAAGTATGCCGACGAGCCTGTGAAACTGTCGGTCGAGATGACCGACTTCCTGCACGACGGCGAGGCGGTGAATCGCCCCAACAACGCGCTGGAGATCTACATGGAGGAGCTGGGGAGCGAATCGCCGCTGCTGGTGAAGCTCATTATGAAGTCGATCTACAAGAACGACCGCCGCGAGGTAAAGCATATCGGCTGCAAGCGTTTCGGCATCCAGTATCTACTCAAAGGCATCTATTCGCACAACGGGCTGCTCTATTTCCACCTGCAACTGAAGAACTCCTCGAACGTGCCTTTCGAGGTCGATCACCTCACCTTCAAGATCGCGGATAAGAAGGTCGCCAAGCGCACGGCCATTCAGGAGCAGGTCATCCGGCCCCTGCGTGCCCACAACAACGTGCAGGTGATTCGGGGCAAGAGCAGCGAGCGCATGGTCTTCACGCTTCCGAAGTTCACCATTCCCGACGACAAGCACCTCGTGGTGGAACTCTACGAGAAAGAAGGCGGACGCCACCAGACCTTTACGGTCGAAAACGCCGATCTGGTGCGTGCCGAGGTCATCAACGAATTAAAGGTCAAATAG
- the traM gene encoding conjugative transposon protein TraM — protein sequence MKENEKHGSNEQPAPEKPAKELTEQQIQQRRKMIVFPLMLLVFAAIMWLIFAPSGGEEATEQAGLNTSLPTPEQSGIVADKRDAYVQQEMKAKQEAKMRSLEDFAFSLGEEPESEEERTAREEREMRMAPKPVEYYENPSRFESGTLHSSVGAYHDLNRQIGSFYEETQNEAESDREKELQERIDRLEAQLEDEQARQSAEEQQLALIEKSYQLASKYMNGGQNAGGAAEAVQTTPTGGASRSGRSTVQPVAQVRREVVSRLAAPMPDSVFVAEFTKPRNWGFNTAAGNENPVQKNSIGACIYRTTTVTDGKEVPLRLTESMRAGGVLIPANTVLTGTARIDGERMMITVSAVQYRGSVIPVELLVYDMDGGEGISVPASDEISAVKEIAANAGSGLGSSITITDDAGTQLLSDLGRSVIQGTAQYVGQKMRQVKVTLKAGYRVLLLPPLE from the coding sequence ATGAAAGAGAACGAGAAACACGGCAGTAACGAACAGCCTGCGCCGGAGAAGCCCGCGAAGGAGCTTACCGAGCAGCAAATACAGCAGCGGCGCAAGATGATCGTCTTCCCGCTGATGCTGCTGGTCTTCGCCGCGATCATGTGGCTCATTTTCGCCCCTTCGGGCGGTGAGGAGGCCACCGAACAGGCGGGGCTCAATACCAGCCTGCCCACGCCGGAGCAGAGCGGCATTGTCGCCGACAAACGCGACGCCTATGTGCAGCAGGAGATGAAGGCCAAACAGGAGGCCAAGATGCGCTCGCTGGAAGATTTCGCCTTCTCGCTGGGCGAGGAACCCGAGAGCGAGGAGGAACGGACCGCACGCGAGGAAAGGGAGATGCGCATGGCCCCCAAACCCGTAGAATACTACGAGAACCCCTCGCGCTTCGAGAGCGGAACCCTGCACTCATCGGTGGGTGCGTACCACGACCTGAACCGTCAGATAGGCAGCTTCTATGAAGAGACGCAGAACGAGGCCGAAAGCGACAGAGAGAAGGAGTTGCAGGAACGCATCGACCGGCTCGAAGCGCAGTTGGAGGACGAACAGGCCCGGCAGAGCGCCGAGGAGCAACAACTGGCACTGATCGAGAAATCCTACCAACTGGCCTCGAAATACATGAACGGAGGGCAAAATGCGGGCGGTGCGGCGGAAGCCGTCCAGACCACCCCGACGGGCGGTGCATCCCGCAGCGGCAGGAGCACCGTGCAACCCGTCGCCCAAGTGCGCCGAGAGGTCGTATCGCGCCTCGCGGCCCCGATGCCCGATTCGGTATTCGTCGCGGAGTTCACGAAGCCTCGCAACTGGGGATTCAATACTGCGGCGGGTAACGAGAACCCCGTACAGAAAAACAGCATCGGAGCCTGTATTTATCGCACGACGACCGTGACGGACGGCAAGGAGGTACCCCTGCGCCTTACTGAGTCGATGAGGGCCGGCGGCGTGCTGATCCCCGCGAACACCGTACTTACGGGCACGGCCCGCATCGACGGAGAGCGCATGATGATCACGGTCAGCGCCGTGCAATATCGGGGCAGCGTGATACCGGTCGAGTTGCTGGTTTATGACATGGACGGAGGCGAGGGCATCAGCGTCCCCGCATCCGACGAGATCAGCGCCGTGAAGGAGATCGCCGCCAATGCGGGTTCAGGATTGGGAAGCAGTATCACCATTACGGACGATGCGGGGACGCAACTGCTCTCCGATCTGGGGCGCAGCGTCATACAAGGCACGGCGCAGTACGTCGGGCAGAAGATGCGGCAGGTCAAGGTGACGCTCAAAGCAGGGTACCGTGTCCTGCTGCTGCCCCCGCTGGAATAA
- a CDS encoding TraL conjugative transposon family protein has translation MIRKWIKRAGERIEDRLRRVCGAISPDKRVIAIITLFVLFAALSLYSTVSAIYSLGRNDGERIRIEHLRRLAPQPEQRLKPESFGNSDPKPQQEAAFPAETERTQSGADSSERLNTTDYERERETRQ, from the coding sequence ATGATACGGAAATGGATAAAACGCGCCGGAGAGCGGATCGAGGATCGGCTGCGGCGCGTGTGCGGGGCGATCAGTCCCGACAAGAGGGTTATTGCGATCATTACGCTCTTCGTGCTCTTCGCCGCACTGTCGCTGTATAGCACCGTTTCGGCGATATACTCTCTGGGGCGCAACGACGGGGAGCGGATACGGATCGAACACCTGCGACGGCTTGCACCGCAGCCGGAGCAGAGGCTCAAGCCGGAATCCTTCGGAAATTCAGATCCAAAGCCGCAGCAGGAAGCAGCCTTTCCCGCTGAAACAGAACGAACACAGTCCGGGGCGGACAGCTCCGAACGATTAAACACGACCGATTATGAAAGAGAACGAGAAACACGGCAGTAA
- the traK gene encoding conjugative transposon protein TraK: protein MEFKSLKNIETSFRQIRLFTLVFLGLCAVVAVFSVVKSYQFAQRQREKIYVLDQGKSLMLALSQDLSQNRPVEAREHVRRFHELFFTLAPDRAAIESNINRALFLCDKSAYHYSQDLQEKGYYNRVVAGNINQQVQVDSVVCDFNTYPYRVTTYARQMIIRESNVTERSLITRCNLINSVRSDNNPQGFTMERFEIVENRDLRVIAR from the coding sequence ATGGAATTCAAATCGTTGAAAAACATCGAAACGAGCTTCCGGCAGATACGGCTCTTCACGCTCGTCTTCCTCGGACTGTGCGCCGTGGTGGCCGTGTTCAGCGTCGTGAAGAGCTACCAGTTCGCCCAGCGCCAGCGCGAGAAGATCTATGTGCTCGATCAGGGCAAGTCGCTGATGCTGGCCCTCTCGCAAGACCTCAGCCAGAACCGGCCCGTCGAGGCGCGGGAGCACGTCCGCCGCTTCCACGAGCTCTTCTTCACGCTGGCGCCCGACCGGGCGGCCATCGAGAGCAACATCAACCGCGCCCTGTTCCTATGCGACAAGAGCGCCTACCACTACTCGCAGGATCTTCAGGAGAAGGGCTACTACAACCGCGTGGTGGCGGGCAACATCAATCAGCAGGTGCAGGTCGATTCGGTGGTCTGCGACTTCAATACCTATCCGTACCGCGTAACGACCTATGCACGGCAGATGATTATACGCGAGAGCAACGTTACCGAACGCTCGCTCATCACGCGCTGCAACCTCATCAACTCGGTGCGCTCGGACAACAACCCGCAGGGTTTTACAATGGAGCGCTTCGAGATTGTCGAAAACCGCGATCTGCGGGTCATAGCACGATAA
- the traJ gene encoding conjugative transposon protein TraJ: protein MTPLATNFDNLHQVLRNLYQEMLPLCGDMVGIAKGVAGLGALFYVAYRVWKALASAEPIDVFPLLRPFAIGLCIIMFPTVVLGTVNAVLSPVVQGTHAILEGQTTDIAAYQKQRDDLEYEARVREGKAWLVDDEVYDQQLAELGITDLGEIISMWWERTWHGIKMWFRELVRDFFELLFNAAGLTVDTLRTFFLVVLSILGPLSFALSVYDGFQGTLTHWLSKYICVYLWLPVADLFSAVLAKIQVLMLQADIAALQDPSYIPDGSNGVYIIFLIIGIIGYFTVPTVAEWIVQAGGGSGLGGVNRASSFAAGVAGGVTGALIGKAFGRGGKSKYGESDDSGPQGDNLATKDGGGSSGGH from the coding sequence ATGACACCGCTCGCAACAAATTTCGACAACCTGCACCAAGTGCTGCGCAATCTCTATCAGGAGATGCTGCCCCTGTGCGGGGATATGGTCGGCATCGCCAAAGGCGTGGCCGGTCTGGGAGCGCTTTTTTACGTGGCCTATCGGGTATGGAAGGCGCTGGCCTCGGCCGAGCCTATCGACGTGTTCCCGCTGCTGCGCCCCTTCGCCATCGGGCTGTGTATCATTATGTTTCCGACCGTCGTGCTGGGGACGGTGAACGCCGTGCTTTCGCCCGTGGTGCAGGGCACGCACGCCATCCTCGAAGGGCAGACGACGGACATCGCCGCCTACCAGAAGCAGCGGGACGATCTCGAATACGAGGCCCGCGTGCGCGAAGGCAAGGCGTGGCTGGTGGACGACGAGGTGTACGACCAACAGCTCGCCGAACTGGGCATTACGGATCTGGGCGAAATAATCAGTATGTGGTGGGAGCGGACGTGGCACGGAATCAAGATGTGGTTCCGAGAGCTGGTGCGCGACTTCTTCGAGCTGCTGTTCAACGCCGCAGGACTCACGGTGGACACGCTGCGGACGTTCTTTCTGGTCGTGCTCTCCATTCTCGGCCCGCTGTCGTTCGCGCTCTCCGTTTACGACGGTTTTCAGGGAACGCTCACGCACTGGCTCTCAAAATACATCTGCGTCTATCTGTGGCTGCCCGTAGCCGACCTCTTCTCGGCCGTGCTGGCCAAGATACAGGTGTTGATGCTTCAGGCCGACATTGCGGCGCTGCAAGACCCCAGCTACATCCCGGACGGCTCGAACGGCGTCTATATCATCTTCCTGATTATCGGGATCATCGGCTATTTCACCGTGCCGACCGTAGCCGAGTGGATCGTGCAGGCGGGCGGCGGTTCGGGACTGGGCGGCGTCAACCGCGCTTCGTCGTTCGCTGCCGGTGTCGCGGGCGGCGTGACCGGAGCTTTGATCGGCAAAGCCTTTGGGCGCGGCGGCAAATCGAAATACGGCGAGAGCGACGACAGCGGCCCCCAAGGCGATAACCTCGCCACGAAGGATGGCGGAGGGTCGTCCGGCGGCCATTGA